In Rhodopirellula islandica, one DNA window encodes the following:
- a CDS encoding type IV pilus twitching motility protein PilT — MAHGAAKSVPAGPPRDMSPDAVAARLKSSLLQEKKELEVDKIFRALVKLEGSDLHLKVGQPPLVRVGGELKPLNRGPIEAEEMVRLLLPMMDERNLVIFEEEGGADFSYQIDVDGVRWRFRINMLKSLGNIGLVARRISNFIPDFRGLFLPDSIENLCHYDQGMVLLAGVTGSGKSTTIGSMLNYINSIYRKHILTLEDPIEFIFTEDKSLINQREVGQDVVNFSVGMKHAVREDPDIILVGELRDEETFMTAIHAAETGHLVFGTIHAASASTCIGRILDLFPEEMHNAIRSAIAFNMKGIVAQKLLRSIKPGVSRVPTCEVMTFSPMIRKLVLEGQDSKLPDAIRIGAEDGMQDFTMSLKKLIDDELIDRPTAFAVAPNKDALKMALKGIDVKAPGIL, encoded by the coding sequence ATGGCACACGGCGCAGCGAAATCCGTTCCCGCAGGCCCCCCCCGCGATATGTCACCCGATGCGGTTGCAGCGCGGCTGAAAAGCAGTTTGCTCCAGGAAAAGAAGGAACTGGAAGTCGACAAAATCTTCCGGGCCCTGGTCAAACTCGAGGGTTCCGACCTCCACTTGAAAGTCGGCCAGCCTCCCTTGGTCCGGGTCGGTGGTGAACTCAAACCGCTCAACCGGGGACCCATCGAAGCCGAAGAAATGGTGCGATTGCTGCTCCCGATGATGGATGAGCGCAACCTGGTCATCTTCGAAGAAGAAGGCGGGGCTGACTTTTCGTACCAAATCGACGTCGACGGGGTCCGCTGGCGGTTCCGGATCAACATGCTGAAATCGCTGGGCAACATCGGCCTGGTCGCCCGTCGGATCAGCAACTTCATCCCCGATTTTCGCGGTCTGTTCCTTCCTGATTCCATCGAAAACCTGTGCCACTATGACCAGGGCATGGTCCTGCTCGCTGGGGTCACCGGTTCGGGAAAAAGCACGACGATCGGTTCGATGCTGAACTACATCAACAGCATCTACCGCAAACACATTCTGACGCTCGAAGACCCGATCGAATTCATTTTCACGGAAGACAAATCGCTGATCAACCAACGAGAAGTCGGCCAAGACGTGGTCAACTTTTCAGTTGGAATGAAGCACGCTGTGCGGGAAGACCCCGACATCATTCTGGTGGGTGAGCTTCGCGACGAAGAAACGTTCATGACCGCGATTCACGCCGCCGAAACCGGTCACTTGGTCTTCGGAACGATCCACGCCGCGAGTGCGTCGACCTGCATCGGCCGGATCCTGGACTTGTTCCCCGAAGAAATGCACAACGCAATCCGCAGCGCCATCGCCTTCAACATGAAAGGCATCGTCGCTCAGAAACTGCTCCGGAGCATCAAGCCCGGCGTCTCACGTGTGCCCACCTGTGAAGTGATGACGTTCTCGCCGATGATTCGCAAACTGGTCCTCGAAGGCCAAGACAGCAAACTACCCGATGCCATTCGCATCGGTGCCGAAGACGGCATGCAAGACTTCACCATGAGTTTGAAAAAATTGATCGACGACGAATTGATTGATCGGCCGACCGCGTTCGCAGTCGCACCGAACAAGGACGCGCTGAAGATGGCGCTCAAGGGAATCGACGTGAAAGCACCAGGAATCCTGTAA